The following proteins come from a genomic window of Salvia hispanica cultivar TCC Black 2014 chromosome 4, UniMelb_Shisp_WGS_1.0, whole genome shotgun sequence:
- the LOC125218527 gene encoding kinesin-like protein KIN-7N has translation MEKICVAVRVRPSANDENVNGFHWKVDSNRISLHRSHGTPISGVSYAFDHLFDQECSNATVYRLLIKDLINAAMEGFNGTAFAYGQTSSGKTFTMNGSENDPGIIHRAIKDIFEKIEETSDREFLIRVAYMEIYNEEINDLFAVENQKLQIHESLVRGVFVAGLREEIVNSADQVLQLIQLGEANRHFGETNMNARSSRSHTIFRMVIESKGKDNKFNDSPDDAIRVSVLNLVDLAGSERVAKTGAGGVRLKEGKNINKSLMILGNVINKLSEGGKQSAHIPYRDSKLTRILQPALGGNAKTSIICTVAPEEIHIEESKGTLQFASRAKRIANCVQVNEILTDAALLKRQKLEIEDLRSKLQGSHAEVLEKEILKLRNDMLKYELEREKLATELEEERRSQKEREQWIKEQQMKIHNLSNLVTLTDSDRSSSDNGVKEFLPDESTSSHSMRQEDAFSTPCIKTVPNGFVAKRSRYSSQPECSPLPDVFGDCADEDTWMKMNKGYIADLDSLHTTPSRKVQSFPFSEDCSMDNTNQEIQNLRRQLEFAIEERDELKRKYTEQVSFNDQLTREKSELQLEILTAREVPQKLLETVTHCKGIHNEVFSVIQNTVADEKSEIAQILATTTEVGTSLFSTLESHLLMAVDSKRPSPLNDCFVQEQYNNLHQKLSDAVYSLGSSDGSTVGNEYKGNSSNNSNTKGTLGGVIACWKQALENEVREIKHKYNDLEKELEVKNQLLEVSEGKLHSLEREFRLVKEGRDAMLQRTSSSSQMLQALENEVREIKHKYSDLEKELEDKIELLEVSEGKYQSMEREFRLVTEDRDAALERISSSSQTLRALENEVKEIKQKCSDLEKELDVKNQLLEVLEMKYQSVEREFHLVTEDRDAALERISRSSQMLQALENEVREIKNKYSDLEKELEDKIELFKVSEVKYQSMEREFRLVTEDRDAALERISSSSQMLQALENEVKEIKHKHNDLERELEVKSQLLGVSEEKYQIMETEFRLVTEGRDAALERISSSSQILQALENEVEEIKHKRNDLEKELEAKGRLLEVSEGKYQSMEREFCLVTEERDAAIERISSSSQIHHSLENEVEDIKHKHNDLEKELEVKNQLLKVSEGKLHSLEKEFCIVKEERDTMLRRISSSAQILTQVTGEKDRVLKELNTEVRRRKKLEEEIKQFNAAFASRQRSVTSLQSEFKSLLETMKTQNPTSLSKSHGS, from the exons ATGGAGAAGATCTGCGTTGCAGTGAGAGTGAGACCATCTGCAAATGACGAAAATGTTAATGGATTTCACTGGAAGGTCGATAGCAACCGTATTTCTCTCCACAGATCTCACGGCACCCCCATTTCTGGGGTTTCCTATGCTTTTG ATCATTTGTTCGATCAGGAATGCAGTAATGCTACAGTGTACAGGCTTCTGATCAAGGACCTAATTAATGCTGCTATGGAGGGGTTTAATG GAACTGCATTTGCTTATGGACAGACTAGTAGTGGGAAAACTTTTACTATGAATGGTTCTGAAAATGATCCAGGAATTATCCATAGAGCTATCAAagacatttttgaaaaaatagaagag ACATCAGATAGAGAGTTTCTGATTCGAGTTGCATACATGGAAATTTACAATGAAGAAATCAATGATCTTTTTGCTGTGGAAAATCaaaaacttcagattcatgAGAGTTTGGTG CGTGGAGTATTTGTTGCAGGTCTAAGGGAGGAAATTGTAAACAGTGCTGACCAAGTGCTCCAACTTATCCAACTTGGAGAAG CTAATAGGCATTTTGGTGAGACCAACATGAATGCTCGTAGCAGTAGATCACATACTATTTTTAGGATG GTAATCGAAAGCAAAGGGAAGGATAACAAATTCAATGATAGTCCTGACGATGCTATCCGTGTCTCTGTCCTG AATCTAGTTGACTTAGCTGGGTCTGAGAGAGTAGCAAAAACTGGTGCTGGCGGAGTTCGTTTGAAGGAAGGAAAGAACATTAACAAGAGCTTAATGATTCTTGGTAATGTGATCAACAAACTGAGCGAGGGTGGAAAGCAAAG TGCTCACATTCCTTATCGGGACAGTAAGCTTACTCGCATTCTTCAGCCGGCATTAGGTGGAAATGCAAAAACTTCAATAATTTGTACTGTTGCGCCTGAAGAG ATCCACATAGAAGAATCAAAAGGGACTCTTCAGTTTGCTAGCAGAGCAAAGAGGATAGCCAACTGTGTTCAAGTGAATGAG ATATTGACGGATGCTGCCCTATTGAAGAgacaaaaattagaaatagaGGATCTTCGGAGTAAACTTCAG GGATCTCATGCTGAAGTATTGGAGAAAGAAATCTTGAAACTGAGGAATGACATGCTAAAG TATGAATTGGAGCGGGAGAAGCTCGCCACAGAACTAGAAGAGGAAAGGAGATCACAAAAAGAGCGGGAACAATGGATTAAGGAGCAGCAAATGAAAATTCACAATCTTAGCAATCTGGTTACCTTGACAGACTCTGATAGAAGCTCTTCTGAT AATGGGGTCAAAGAATTCCTTCCAGATGAAAGTACTAGTAGTCACAGCATGCGCCAAGAAGATGCTTTTAGTACACCATGTATTAAAACAGTTCCTAATGGCTTTGTCGCTAAGCGATCACGTTATTCAAGCCAACCAGAGTGTAGCCCTCTTCCAGATGTGTTTGGTGATTGTGCTGATGAAGACACatggatgaaaatgaataaaggTTACATAGCTGACCTTGATTCACTTCATACGACTCCTTCGAGGAAGGTCCAATCATTTCCATTTAGTGAG GATTGCTCAATGGATAATACCAATCAAGAAATACAAAACCTCCGCAGACAGCTAGAGTTTGCCATAGAGGAAAGAGATGAATTGAAG AGGAAGTATACAGAACAAGTCTCATTCAATGACCAATTGACAAGAGAGAAATCTGAACTTCAACTCGAGATATTGACAGCACGAGAAGTTCCACAAAAGCTCCTTGAGACTGTGACACATTGCAAAGGCATTCACAACGAAGTTTTTTCTGTTATACAG AACACTGTAGCTGATGAGAAATCTGAAATTGCTCAAATACTTGCCACCACAACTGAAGTTGGAACCTCCCTTTTCTCAACTTTAGAATCTCATCTACTGATGGCTGTGGATAGCAAGAGACCCTCGCCATTAAATGATTGCtttgtacaagagcaataCAACAATCTCCATCAAAAGCTGAGTGATGCAGTTTACTCCTTAGGTTCATCAGATGGATCAACTGTGGGGAATGAATATAAGGGGAATTCTTCTAACAACAGCAATACTAAG GGCACTTTGGGAGGAGTAATTGCTTGTTGGAAGCAGGCATTGGAAAATGAAGTCAGAGAAATCAAGCATAAGTACAATGACTTGGAAAAAGAGCTGGAAGTTAAAAATCAGCTGCTTGAGGTTTCCGAAGGAAAACTTCATAGCTTGGAAAGGGAGTTCCGCCTTGTAAAAGAAGGTCGGGATGCAATGCTTCAAAGAACCTCCAGCTCATCTCAAATGCTCCAGGCATTGGAAAACGAAGTCAGAGAAATCAAACATAAGTACAGTGACTTGGAAAAAGAGCTGGAAGATAAAATTGAGCTACTCGAGGTTTCTGAAGGAAAATATCAGAGCATGGAGAGGGAGTTCCGTCTTGTAACAGAAGACCGTGATGCAGCGCTTGAAAGAATATCCAGTTCATCCCAAACGCTCCGGGCATTGGAAAATGAAGttaaagaaatcaaacaaaagTGCAGTGACTTAGAAAAAGAGTTGGATGTTAAAAATCAGCTACTTGAGGTTCttgaaatgaaatatcaaAGCGTAGAGAGGGAGTTCCATCTTGTAACAGAAGACAGAGATGCAGCGCTTGAAAGAATCTCTCGTTCATCACAAATGCTCCAAGCATTGGAAAATGAAGtcagagaaataaaaaataagtacaGTGACTTGGAAAAAGAGCTGGAAGATAAAATTGAGCTGTTCAAGGTTTCTGAAGTAAAATATCAAAGCATGGAGAGGGAGTTCCGTCTTGTAACAGAAGACCGTGATGCAGCGCTTGAAAGAATCTCGAGTTCTTCTCAAATGCTACAAGCATTGGAAAATGAAGTCAAAGAAATCAAACATAAGCACAATGACTTAGAAAGGGAGTTGGAAGTTAAAAGTCAGCTTCTTGGGGTTTCTGAAGAAAAATATCAGATCATGGAAACGGAGTTCCGTCTTGTAACAGAAGGACGAGATGCAGCGCTTGAAAGAATCTCTAGTTCGTCCCAAATACTCCAGGCACTGGAAAATGAAGTCGAAGAAATCAAACATAAGCGCAATGACTTAGAAAAAGAGTTGGAAGCTAAAGGTCGCCTACTTGAGGTTTCCGAAGGAAAATATCAAAGCATGGAAAGGGAGTTCTGTCTTGTAACAGAAGAGCGAGATGCAGCGATTGAAAGAATCTCCAGTTCGTCTCAAATACACCATTCATTGGAAAATGAAGTCGAAGATATCAAACATAAACACAATGACTTGGAAAAAGAGTTGGAAGTTAAAAACCAGCTTCTTAAGGTCTCCGAAGGGAAACTTCATAGCTTGGAAAAGGAGTTTTGTATTGTAAAAGAAGAGCGAGATACAATGCTCCGTAGAATCTCGAGTTCAGCTCAGATTCTTACACAAGTAACTGGCGAAAAGGACAGAGTTCTAAAGGAGCTTAACACTGAAGTTAGGAGGAGAAAGAAGCTCGAGGAAGAGATCAAGCAGTTTAACGCTGCTTTTGCGAGTCGACAGAGGTCAGTAACGTCTTTACAAAGTGAGTTCAAATCTTTGCTGGAGACCATGAAGACGCAGAATCCAACTTCACTATCCAAGTCTCATGGATCTTGA